One window of Sinorhizobium fredii NGR234 genomic DNA carries:
- a CDS encoding MFS transporter yields the protein MSAANQSDAHSLHHHHHLPWLIIAAGSMIAMLTFGPRSAMGFFQLPMLADRGWDRTTFGLAMAIQNLCWGLGQPFFGALADKFGTWRMLALSGLLYSSGLFIMAFANAPIWLHVGGGVLVGLGVASGSFGIVLSAFARNVAPHQRALVFGIGTAAGSAGMFLFAPLSQGLISAYGWSDSLVYLGFLMLLVPLFAIPLRGNASSGRHSEALSKQTVGEALKEALGHRSYLLLVSGFFVCGYQVAFITAHFPAYLGDIGIDARYAVIALALIGFFNIIGSLSAGVISQRYSKPYFLAWIYIGRSIAVAAFLLLPQSPTSVVIFAIVMGLLWLSTVPPTNALVAIMFGTRHLGLLGGVVFLSHQVGSFLGVWMGGYLYDRLGSYDPVWWLGVALGIFAAIVHWPIEERGVARPAMA from the coding sequence ATGTCTGCTGCCAATCAGAGCGACGCCCACTCACTCCATCACCATCATCATCTCCCGTGGCTGATCATCGCCGCTGGTTCGATGATCGCGATGCTGACCTTCGGTCCGCGTTCGGCAATGGGGTTCTTTCAATTGCCCATGCTCGCCGACCGGGGCTGGGATCGGACCACCTTCGGCCTTGCCATGGCCATCCAAAATCTCTGCTGGGGCCTCGGCCAGCCCTTCTTCGGGGCGCTGGCCGACAAGTTCGGCACCTGGCGCATGCTGGCGCTATCCGGACTGCTCTATTCCAGCGGCCTCTTCATCATGGCCTTCGCCAATGCGCCGATCTGGCTGCATGTCGGCGGCGGCGTGCTCGTCGGTCTCGGCGTCGCCTCCGGTTCCTTCGGTATCGTGCTGTCGGCCTTCGCCCGAAACGTCGCGCCTCACCAGCGCGCACTTGTCTTCGGCATCGGCACGGCGGCCGGCTCGGCCGGCATGTTCCTGTTCGCGCCGCTGAGCCAGGGGCTGATTTCCGCCTATGGCTGGTCCGACAGTCTCGTCTATCTCGGCTTCCTGATGCTGCTGGTACCGCTCTTCGCCATTCCGTTGCGCGGCAACGCCTCCTCCGGGCGGCATTCCGAAGCGCTTTCGAAGCAGACCGTCGGCGAGGCCCTGAAGGAAGCTCTCGGGCACAGGAGCTATCTGCTGCTCGTCTCCGGCTTCTTCGTCTGCGGATATCAGGTCGCCTTCATCACGGCGCACTTCCCCGCCTATCTGGGCGACATCGGCATCGATGCCCGCTATGCGGTGATCGCTCTCGCTTTGATCGGATTTTTCAACATCATCGGTTCGCTTTCGGCTGGTGTCATCAGCCAGCGCTACTCCAAGCCGTACTTCCTCGCGTGGATTTACATTGGCCGGTCGATCGCCGTCGCGGCCTTCCTGCTGCTGCCGCAGTCGCCGACCTCGGTCGTCATCTTCGCGATCGTCATGGGTCTCCTGTGGCTGTCGACCGTCCCGCCGACCAACGCGCTGGTGGCGATCATGTTCGGCACCCGCCACCTCGGCCTGCTCGGCGGCGTCGTGTTCCTCTCGCACCAGGTCGGCTCCTTCCTCGGCGTCTGGATGGGCGGCTATCTCTACGATCGGCTTGGATCCTACGATCCGGTCTGGTGGCTGGGGGTTGCGCTCGGCATCTTCGCGGCGATCGTCCATTGGCCGATCGAGGAGAGGGGCGTTGCCCGCCCGGCCATGGCCTGA
- a CDS encoding MOSC domain-containing protein, producing the protein MKVTGLNIHPLKSGRAVPQTAVTVNLDGLAGDRRFMVVEPDGKFVTQRELQALAQVEATHIDGGVQLKMNGNEIAVRFDPDRRLSVRVWSSDVNAAVADDAANETLSGWFGRPVRLVHMDEEAERFVGAEWAGTAAPIGFADGFPVLMTTTASLADLNRTLVEKGQEPVGMERFRTNILIDCDEPWAEDLWESLEIAGIVFDLVKPCARCIMTAQDQTTGERIGGNPIQGLAEKRMSADRRVPGVLFGWNAVPRGEGIVRIGDEARVVRRRSEGWPMKRRGVE; encoded by the coding sequence ATGAAAGTCACCGGTCTCAACATCCACCCCTTGAAAAGCGGTCGCGCCGTGCCGCAAACGGCCGTGACGGTCAATCTCGACGGGTTGGCAGGCGACCGGCGGTTCATGGTCGTCGAGCCCGATGGAAAGTTCGTCACCCAGCGCGAATTGCAGGCGCTGGCCCAGGTCGAAGCGACGCACATCGATGGCGGCGTTCAGCTGAAGATGAATGGCAACGAAATCGCCGTCCGCTTCGATCCGGATCGCCGGCTCAGCGTGCGCGTCTGGTCGAGCGACGTGAATGCTGCCGTTGCCGATGACGCCGCGAACGAAACGCTGTCGGGCTGGTTCGGGCGGCCGGTTAGGCTCGTACATATGGACGAGGAAGCCGAGCGCTTCGTCGGCGCCGAATGGGCCGGCACCGCGGCGCCGATTGGATTTGCCGACGGATTTCCGGTGCTGATGACGACCACCGCTTCGCTGGCGGACCTCAATCGAACGCTCGTCGAGAAGGGTCAGGAACCGGTCGGCATGGAGCGCTTCCGCACCAACATCCTCATCGATTGCGACGAGCCTTGGGCGGAGGACCTGTGGGAAAGCCTGGAGATCGCCGGCATAGTCTTCGATCTCGTCAAGCCCTGTGCGCGGTGCATCATGACCGCGCAGGACCAGACGACCGGCGAACGGATCGGCGGCAATCCGATCCAGGGGCTCGCCGAAAAGCGCATGTCCGCGGATCGCCGGGTGCCGGGCGTGCTCTTTGGCTGGAATGCCGTGCCAAGGGGCGAGGGGATCGTCAGGATCGGCGACGAGGCGAGGGTTGTGCGACGGCGCAGCGAGGGTTGGCCGATGAAGCGGCGCGGCGTCGAATGA
- a CDS encoding HD domain-containing protein encodes MTRLQALATAFAPHDELAGKLLPHAFSGDDGSHDASHLVRVWKNAARIQAEEGGDSRQLAAAVLLHDCVAVEKNSPLRAGASRLAAEKAWQILDGLRWSTLEISAVAHAILTHSFSANIAPETLEAKILQDADRLDAIGMFGAARCFYIAGRMGSGLYDPLDPLAEDRPLDDKAFAIDHFETKLFRLAEGFQTAAGRRLALERQTRLRSVLAMLLDEI; translated from the coding sequence ATGACGCGCCTTCAGGCTCTCGCCACCGCCTTCGCACCGCATGACGAACTTGCTGGCAAGCTTCTGCCGCATGCATTCTCCGGCGACGACGGCTCCCACGACGCCTCCCACCTCGTTCGCGTCTGGAAGAACGCGGCACGCATACAGGCGGAGGAGGGTGGCGACAGCCGTCAGCTCGCGGCCGCCGTGCTGTTGCATGACTGCGTCGCAGTCGAGAAGAATTCGCCGCTCCGGGCCGGGGCATCGCGGCTCGCCGCCGAAAAGGCATGGCAAATTCTCGACGGCCTCCGCTGGAGCACGCTGGAAATTTCGGCCGTCGCCCATGCCATTCTGACTCACAGTTTCTCGGCCAATATTGCGCCCGAGACGCTCGAAGCGAAAATCCTGCAGGACGCGGACCGGCTCGACGCGATCGGCATGTTCGGCGCCGCGCGCTGCTTCTATATCGCCGGTCGCATGGGAAGCGGTCTCTACGATCCGCTCGATCCCTTGGCCGAGGACAGGCCGCTCGACGACAAGGCTTTCGCGATCGACCATTTCGAAACGAAGCTCTTCCGTCTCGCCGAGGGTTTCCAGACCGCGGCGGGGCGTCGGCTGGCGCTGGAGCGGCAAACGCGGCTGCGCAGCGTGCTTGCCATGCTGCTCGATGAAATCTAA